The genome window TTTCCAGGCCCGCGCCGAGCAATGGGCGCAGCGGCTTGGCTTGCCTTTGCAGCAGGCAGATGCGGACTTTTCCCTGCAAGTGGGGGAGCATGGCCTGCAATTGCAACAGCTCGGGGCTGACGCGCCAGGGCCGGTGCGCGTGGATTTTGTCGAAGGCGGCGCGGCGCATCGGCGCCTCTATGGTGGCGGTAGCGGGCAGATGATCGCCAAGGCCGTGGGCATCGCTCAAGGCGTGCGCCCACGAGTGCTCGACGCTACGGCCGGCCTGGGCAAGGACGCTTTTGTACTGGCCAGCCTGGGGTGCGAGATGAGCCTGATCGAGCGCCAGCCGCTGATCGGCGCCTTGCTCGAAGATGGCCTGGCGCGCGGCGCGGATGATTTTGAAGTGGCACCGATCGTGGCGCGCATGAAGCTGCTCAAGGGCAACTCCATCGACGTAATGCGCAACTGGGAAGGCGAGCCGCCCCAGGTGATCTACCTCGACCCGATGTTCCCGCACCGTGAGAAAACTGCCCTGGTGAAGAAGGAAATGCGCCTGTTCCGGCCGTTGGTGGGGGATGATCCCGATGCGCCGGCGCTGCTGGCTGCCGCCCTGGCCCTGGCCAGCCACCGCGTGGTGGTCAAGCGCCCGCGCAAGGCGCCGTGCATCGAGGGACCCAAGCCGAGTCATGCGCTGGATGGCAAATCCAGTCGCTATGACATCTACCCTAAAAAAGCGCTCAAGCCCTAAGACTGAAAATGCCCTGTGGTGAGCCACAGAGAATGGGTTACGGCCTGTAGGCCCGCATAAACAACCCCACCACCTCTTGCACATGGGCTTCGGCGGCCTCTTCACTCAGTTGCCCGCCGCAGCCATACAGCAAGCAGAAATTCGCCGTGCCCTTGAGCAGGCAGAAGAAATGCTCGGCCGCCGTAAAGGGCTTGTCGATGCTCAGCGCGCCGCTCTGGTCGATCTTGCCGAGCAGGCGTTCCATGCCCTGCAGCATGCGCATGGGGCCGGCCTCGAAGAAGATCTGCGAGAGTTTCACGTCCTGGTTGCCGGTGGTCATCATCAGGCGATGCAGGTTGACCGACTCTTCACTGTTGATCAGCCGATGGAACCCCCGCGCGATATTCAACAGCACAGTTTGTACGGGTATGCCCTCGGGCAACTCGAAGTACATCACCGGCAGTTGTTCTTCGCACTTGGCCACCACGGCGGCGGTGAACAAGGTCTCTTTATCGTTGAAGTGGCTATAGACGGTCAGTTTCGACACGCCGGCTTCCAGTGCCACCGCGTCCATGCTGGTACTGGCGTAGCCATTGCTCAAAAACAGGATTTTCGCTGCTTCGAGGATTGCCTGGCGTTTTGCCATGTCCTTGGGGCGCCCGGGGCTATTGGTGTTCAGAGGATTGTCGGACATTTTCACCTTTAATACTGGACTGGTGAGTTTGGTATTAATACCATACCCGCCAGTATAATTATTCCTAGCTCTACTTGCGAAAGGTCCTACAGCATGCGCAGTACTTTCCTGCCCTTTGCTTTGCCTGTCAGTTTGGTCGTGCTGTTGGCCGCCTGCGGCCATGAAGAAGCGGCCCAGATTACCATCCGCCCGGCCATGGTGGTGCAGCCACAGCCTTCTTCGCAATCGACGGACAGCTACCCCGGCGAAGTGCGTGCGCGCTATGAACCGGATCTGGCCTTTCGCATCGGTGGCAAAGTCAGCAAGCGCTGGGTGGAGGAGGGCGAACGGGTCAAGGCCAACCAGCCGCTGGCGGAACTCGACCCTCAGGACGTGCGCCTGCAGCTGGAAGCGACCCGTGCCC of Pseudomonas azotoformans contains these proteins:
- a CDS encoding class I SAM-dependent methyltransferase is translated as MSEQPAASRIQVEALGEVFQARAEQWAQRLGLPLQQADADFSLQVGEHGLQLQQLGADAPGPVRVDFVEGGAAHRRLYGGGSGQMIAKAVGIAQGVRPRVLDATAGLGKDAFVLASLGCEMSLIERQPLIGALLEDGLARGADDFEVAPIVARMKLLKGNSIDVMRNWEGEPPQVIYLDPMFPHREKTALVKKEMRLFRPLVGDDPDAPALLAAALALASHRVVVKRPRKAPCIEGPKPSHALDGKSSRYDIYPKKALKP
- a CDS encoding TetR/AcrR family transcriptional regulator — translated: MSDNPLNTNSPGRPKDMAKRQAILEAAKILFLSNGYASTSMDAVALEAGVSKLTVYSHFNDKETLFTAAVVAKCEEQLPVMYFELPEGIPVQTVLLNIARGFHRLINSEESVNLHRLMMTTGNQDVKLSQIFFEAGPMRMLQGMERLLGKIDQSGALSIDKPFTAAEHFFCLLKGTANFCLLYGCGGQLSEEAAEAHVQEVVGLFMRAYRP